A window from Neorhizobium sp. NCHU2750 encodes these proteins:
- a CDS encoding SDR family oxidoreductase: MDFQIAGKTALVLGASRGLGAAIAQGLRDEGVRVFAAARNIDGIEPAADMIPISVDLSDRTSVSTLIQHMQLQGGTDILINNTGGPKAGPALGQSTENWAAAFDMMAASIFSITDAMLEGMIARKWGRIITIGSSGVLQPIPNLALSNGVRAAITAWSKTLASEVGKHGVTVNMLLPGRIDTDRVRELDGIKAKNTGASIETVQASSRNDIPVGRYGRPEEFAAAAVFLASAQASYVTGSSIRVDGGMIKAI, from the coding sequence ATGGATTTTCAAATTGCCGGCAAAACTGCGCTCGTTCTTGGCGCCAGCCGAGGCCTCGGCGCTGCCATCGCGCAGGGACTTCGAGATGAAGGCGTAAGAGTGTTCGCAGCCGCGCGCAATATCGACGGCATAGAACCGGCAGCCGACATGATCCCGATCTCCGTCGACTTGTCCGACAGAACCTCCGTGTCTACTCTGATCCAGCACATGCAACTGCAGGGCGGAACCGACATCCTGATCAACAACACGGGCGGCCCCAAGGCAGGTCCGGCACTTGGGCAATCAACCGAGAACTGGGCAGCCGCATTCGACATGATGGCCGCGTCGATTTTCAGCATCACCGATGCGATGCTCGAGGGCATGATCGCCAGAAAATGGGGACGGATCATCACAATCGGCTCGTCAGGCGTCCTGCAGCCAATTCCCAACCTCGCATTATCAAATGGCGTGCGCGCGGCTATCACCGCCTGGTCGAAGACACTGGCATCCGAGGTCGGCAAACATGGCGTCACTGTCAATATGCTTCTGCCCGGCCGTATCGACACCGACCGCGTTCGCGAGTTGGACGGTATCAAAGCCAAGAATACGGGTGCGAGCATCGAGACCGTGCAGGCATCGTCACGCAATGACATCCCAGTCGGCCGCTATGGTAGACCAGAGGAATTTGCGGCGGCGGCAGTCTTCCTGGCCAGTGCTCAGGCGAGCTATGTCACTGGCTCCTCTATTCGCGTCGACGGCGGCATGATCAAGGCCATCTAG
- a CDS encoding FAD-dependent oxidoreductase translates to MSDCIVLGAGMIGVSVAIHLAERGRSVVLMDRRGVGEETSFGNAGLLQREGVSPHGFPQDLPTILRHALNRSIDSHYHLGALPAIGPFLARYWWNSRPARYRHIQRAYGSLIERSVDEHAELIRKSGASALIRKDGWISGYRSAHAFDIAAASADRMKSEFGVEHAKLSRGEFSKAEPSFLQPMAGAIRWTPTWSTTSPNALIRSYADYFKSIGGQICIGDASTLAETKTGWRANCADGVIDAKDVIIALGPWGRKLASSLGYRLPLAVKRGYHMHYQAQSERPLNNWFFDAEIGYMVAPMDRGIRLTTGAEFARHDAPPTPVQLDRAEPFARQVIPMGERIDVKPWMGARPVTPDMLPIVGPAPRHKGLWFALGHSHHGLTLGPVSGRLLAEQITGQPTAIDPSPYLPTRFKI, encoded by the coding sequence ATGTCTGACTGTATTGTTCTAGGCGCCGGGATGATCGGGGTTTCGGTTGCTATTCATCTGGCTGAGCGAGGGCGATCGGTTGTCTTGATGGATCGGCGGGGAGTGGGGGAAGAGACTTCCTTCGGGAATGCCGGCCTGCTTCAGCGGGAAGGGGTTTCACCTCACGGATTTCCGCAGGATCTGCCGACGATATTGCGCCATGCCCTTAATCGCAGCATAGATTCTCATTATCACCTTGGCGCGTTGCCGGCGATTGGGCCTTTTCTCGCCCGCTATTGGTGGAACTCGCGACCTGCTCGATATCGCCATATTCAGCGGGCTTACGGATCGCTGATCGAGAGATCTGTGGATGAGCATGCGGAACTGATCAGAAAGTCAGGCGCATCGGCATTGATCCGAAAAGATGGTTGGATTTCCGGTTACCGTTCTGCCCATGCCTTCGATATCGCGGCGGCCTCTGCCGATAGGATGAAGTCGGAGTTCGGGGTCGAACACGCCAAGCTCTCGCGTGGAGAATTCTCAAAGGCCGAGCCGAGCTTCCTGCAGCCTATGGCTGGCGCTATTCGCTGGACGCCGACCTGGTCGACAACCAGTCCCAATGCTCTGATCCGGTCTTACGCTGATTATTTCAAGTCTATCGGGGGGCAGATCTGCATAGGCGATGCCTCAACTCTGGCAGAGACCAAGACCGGATGGCGTGCCAATTGTGCTGATGGCGTTATCGACGCCAAAGATGTGATCATTGCTCTCGGCCCATGGGGGCGGAAATTGGCCTCGTCACTCGGTTACCGACTACCACTGGCGGTCAAGCGTGGCTATCACATGCATTATCAGGCCCAGTCGGAGCGACCGCTGAACAATTGGTTCTTCGATGCCGAGATTGGCTATATGGTGGCGCCGATGGATCGTGGAATACGACTGACGACGGGTGCCGAGTTTGCACGCCACGATGCTCCGCCGACGCCGGTCCAGCTTGATCGCGCCGAGCCATTCGCACGCCAGGTGATCCCTATGGGAGAGCGCATTGATGTCAAGCCCTGGATGGGCGCACGACCCGTGACACCGGATATGCTTCCTATTGTCGGGCCTGCGCCGCGACACAAGGGGCTCTGGTTTGCGTTAGGGCATTCACATCACGGCCTGACACTCGGTCCGGTTTCGGGACGTTTGCTTGCGGAGCAGATCACCGGCCAGCCGACCGCTATCGACCCGTCGCCCTATCTCCCGACGAGATTCAAGATCTAG
- a CDS encoding aromatic amino acid ammonia-lyase — protein MARGSVELGTGPTTIADIADIAAGAKVVLCQEALDGMRSVQQRLLDAIERRQPIYGLTTGVGDLYTVSLGPDDISRAQLNMLRSHASGMGKPLEAGSIRAIMATMIKALMQGYSGVSPELVLTMAQMLNRGVIPWSPAKGSVGYLIATAHIGLVVFGEGRAWFGEELLDGRVAMERAGIPVLTAGPREGHALISGTYEITGIGALAVHQAEQLVRIADVAGAMSLEALKGNSKGYDERLHRIRPHIGQVATAARLRALLEDSEVLAANRDHRLQDALSLRCIPQVHGAVRDALDYCTNVLTIEINSVTDNPVFVVEDDELIPLPGGNGHGAPTALALDVLAIAIAHVSTMSQARSDRLTNGHISGLPAFLVNEGGANSGFMIPPYAAAAIAGDNRSLAAPASVHTVSTCAGQEDHVSMGVSAAMQALAAADNLADIISIELICAAQALDFQLPLRPGKGTAAAYDLIRGVVANRDSDRPMYPELQAIRDLIDNGSLGASVEQAIA, from the coding sequence ATGGCGCGGGGTAGCGTCGAGTTGGGAACCGGTCCGACGACCATTGCCGATATCGCCGATATCGCAGCAGGGGCGAAGGTCGTGCTCTGCCAAGAGGCGCTCGACGGGATGCGATCGGTGCAGCAGCGTCTGCTGGATGCAATAGAGAGACGGCAGCCGATCTATGGCCTGACGACGGGCGTCGGTGATCTATACACTGTCTCGCTTGGTCCAGATGATATTTCGCGCGCTCAATTGAATATGCTGCGCAGCCACGCAAGCGGAATGGGCAAGCCACTGGAGGCTGGTTCCATACGCGCCATCATGGCCACGATGATCAAGGCTCTCATGCAGGGCTACAGCGGGGTGAGCCCCGAACTCGTCCTGACCATGGCGCAGATGCTCAACCGTGGAGTTATCCCGTGGTCGCCCGCAAAAGGTTCGGTCGGTTATCTGATTGCCACGGCCCATATTGGGCTGGTGGTGTTCGGTGAAGGCCGCGCATGGTTCGGCGAGGAACTTCTGGATGGTCGGGTTGCCATGGAGCGTGCAGGCATTCCGGTCCTGACCGCAGGCCCGCGTGAAGGCCACGCGCTGATCAGTGGCACCTATGAAATTACCGGGATCGGGGCTCTGGCGGTCCATCAGGCGGAGCAGTTGGTCCGCATTGCCGACGTCGCCGGTGCCATGTCCCTTGAGGCGCTAAAGGGCAACAGCAAGGGCTATGACGAACGGCTTCACAGGATAAGGCCGCATATAGGGCAGGTCGCAACTGCTGCACGTCTGCGCGCGCTTCTGGAAGACAGTGAAGTGCTTGCCGCGAACCGCGATCATCGCCTGCAGGATGCGCTCAGCCTGCGTTGCATTCCCCAGGTTCATGGCGCCGTGCGCGATGCACTCGACTACTGCACCAATGTCCTCACCATCGAAATCAATTCAGTGACCGACAACCCGGTATTCGTGGTTGAGGATGACGAACTCATCCCATTGCCGGGTGGCAATGGTCATGGTGCCCCGACCGCATTGGCGCTGGATGTGCTGGCAATCGCGATCGCCCATGTCAGCACGATGTCCCAGGCGAGATCCGATCGGTTGACGAACGGTCACATCAGTGGTCTGCCGGCCTTTCTCGTCAATGAGGGCGGGGCAAATTCCGGCTTTATGATACCGCCCTATGCTGCGGCTGCTATTGCCGGCGACAACAGATCGCTGGCGGCCCCGGCATCGGTTCACACGGTTTCGACATGCGCAGGGCAGGAGGACCATGTCAGCATGGGCGTCTCTGCCGCCATGCAAGCTCTTGCTGCCGCAGACAACCTTGCCGACATAATCAGCATCGAATTGATCTGTGCGGCCCAGGCGTTGGACTTCCAGCTTCCGCTACGTCCGGGCAAGGGAACGGCCGCCGCCTACGACCTGATCCGTGGCGTCGTTGCCAATCGCGACAGCGACCGCCCCATGTATCCCGAACTCCAGGCTATTCGCGACCTGATCGACAACGGCTCGCTTGGCGCATCCGTCGAGCAGGCGATCGCCTGA
- a CDS encoding enoyl-CoA hydratase-related protein — translation MTEQLILTEERGAVGHVILNRPAKRNALSMEMLTDLVTALRQYEEQPSIRAIVISGTERGFAAGADIGTLGSAGPIDLYTSGFSEKWDHVAAISKPIVAAISSYALGGGLELALTCDIIVADMTAVLGLPETAIGIIPGAGATQRLVRAVGKSMAMEMVLAGRRLDVEEALRCGLVSSVAAEGEDVADKAHSIAEQIAQGGPLAVTMAKAAILESFETSLSAGIRYERTMSALISASADRKEGLEAFSQKRPPLFTGR, via the coding sequence ATGACCGAGCAACTCATTCTGACTGAAGAGCGAGGCGCGGTCGGTCACGTCATTCTCAACCGACCGGCCAAGCGCAATGCGCTCAGCATGGAGATGTTGACGGATCTCGTCACCGCGCTTCGCCAATATGAGGAGCAGCCATCCATCCGTGCCATCGTCATCAGCGGCACTGAACGTGGTTTCGCTGCGGGCGCCGATATCGGCACGCTTGGGTCCGCCGGGCCGATCGATCTCTATACCAGTGGCTTCAGCGAGAAGTGGGATCATGTCGCGGCAATCTCCAAGCCCATCGTCGCGGCCATATCGAGCTATGCGCTTGGTGGTGGGCTGGAGCTTGCCTTGACCTGCGACATCATCGTCGCCGACATGACGGCGGTGCTGGGGTTGCCCGAAACAGCCATCGGGATCATCCCGGGAGCCGGTGCGACGCAACGGCTGGTGCGTGCTGTGGGTAAATCCATGGCGATGGAAATGGTGCTTGCAGGTCGGCGGCTTGATGTCGAGGAGGCATTGCGTTGCGGTTTGGTGAGCAGTGTGGCCGCCGAGGGAGAGGATGTCGCAGACAAGGCGCATTCCATAGCAGAGCAAATCGCTCAAGGCGGGCCTTTGGCCGTGACCATGGCGAAGGCGGCCATACTCGAGAGTTTCGAGACATCACTTTCCGCAGGTATTCGATACGAACGGACGATGTCCGCGTTGATCTCCGCGAGCGCGGATCGCAAGGAGGGGCTTGAGGCATTCTCGCAAAAGCGACCCCCTCTTTTCACCGGCCGATGA
- a CDS encoding MFS transporter, with the protein MKLITKLFPSATSGLHASVFKLMTSISIVCGGNSLLTTQVSLHLSSGTFSPLSIQIVLTGFPMGFLLGCVSASTIVRRLGNAITCWLAIAAMACATLGFSFLDDPALLFSLRIINGLAMAVLFINCESWINGYASPENRGAYFALYMIATSLGALLGQIVSGLNADHQRIGFALAFAIVIVGLGYGYVTVGRWPRTASSQEAPASELRERRKITPLQLVLLVPLTVIGVLQAGTTNMNFYSLMPLYGSGVGLPAATTVALMTTFSLGGVLAQVPIGWLSGSLDRRVILMFQGSGVVIFCALIPWLSAENPILLFPVFFVYGATALTIYPIAVAYAGSRVNRELMATVSGYLLLVYSLTNISTPGLASGLMTHVAPQALFLTLGCGGLLLAMAACLSLRRDLRADDRPGGLTEGF; encoded by the coding sequence TTGAAATTGATCACGAAATTATTTCCGTCCGCGACAAGCGGGCTACATGCGAGCGTATTCAAGCTCATGACCAGCATCAGCATCGTATGCGGCGGCAATTCGCTCCTGACGACACAGGTGTCCCTACATCTGAGCAGTGGCACATTTTCTCCCCTGTCGATCCAGATTGTTCTCACCGGCTTCCCCATGGGTTTTCTCCTGGGCTGCGTGTCGGCAAGTACCATCGTTCGCCGTCTCGGCAACGCGATCACGTGTTGGCTCGCCATCGCAGCCATGGCCTGCGCGACCTTGGGCTTCAGTTTTCTGGACGATCCGGCATTGCTGTTCAGCCTTCGCATCATCAACGGATTGGCGATGGCAGTCTTGTTTATCAATTGCGAGAGCTGGATAAACGGATATGCATCCCCCGAAAACCGGGGCGCTTATTTCGCGCTCTACATGATTGCGACCTCTCTCGGCGCTCTGCTGGGACAGATAGTCTCGGGGCTCAATGCTGATCATCAACGCATCGGTTTCGCGCTGGCTTTTGCAATTGTCATCGTTGGTCTGGGCTACGGATACGTCACCGTCGGGCGTTGGCCGCGAACCGCCAGTTCACAAGAAGCGCCTGCCTCCGAGCTCCGGGAGCGCCGAAAGATTACCCCGCTACAACTCGTCCTGCTTGTTCCGCTGACAGTCATAGGCGTTCTTCAGGCCGGCACCACGAACATGAATTTCTATTCGCTGATGCCACTATACGGGTCTGGTGTCGGACTGCCTGCCGCAACAACCGTCGCTTTGATGACGACTTTCAGCCTTGGGGGGGTATTGGCTCAGGTCCCGATCGGCTGGCTATCCGGTTCTTTGGATCGCCGTGTGATACTCATGTTCCAGGGAAGCGGAGTGGTAATATTCTGCGCATTGATCCCGTGGCTCAGTGCAGAAAACCCGATATTGCTCTTTCCCGTCTTTTTCGTCTATGGCGCCACTGCCCTGACAATATACCCGATTGCCGTAGCCTATGCGGGTTCACGGGTGAACCGCGAGCTGATGGCTACCGTTTCCGGCTATCTGTTACTTGTCTATTCGCTCACCAATATCAGCACGCCAGGTCTCGCCTCCGGTCTGATGACCCATGTGGCACCTCAAGCTCTCTTTTTGACGCTGGGTTGCGGTGGACTCTTGTTAGCAATGGCTGCTTGCCTCTCTCTTCGACGCGACCTTCGAGCCGATGACCGGCCCGGCGGGTTGACGGAAGGCTTCTAG
- a CDS encoding CoA transferase, which yields MTRDTAAVRPLDGVKVLDLARVLAGPLCSAMLADLGATVTKIEIPDRGDDSRAFTPHINGESSYFMLVNRGKKSVTIDLKAEEGRALLLDLIRQSDVLVENFRPGVTQRLGIDFETVRSLNPRLVYVSISGFGQDSPIAQRAAYDHVVQAMGGIMTVTGWPDGSPTRVGDAIGDVVSGIYGSWGALAALLQRERTGQGQHIDVSMLDSIISLQMVSLSQILGGKEPPGRLGNAHPISAPMDSYRTADGFVVIAVANDALFARLAKALGQPELVTDIRFRTDPLRMEHQSELRLIIEEWASAHSVDEVVDLLEAAGVPAAPIYNIAQAIASPHAKHRGLIHTTQHPVAGEFQVMPQPVRFSDVPAEGNYVAPSLGADTQAVLETELGLSAEKISDLRSRGVI from the coding sequence ATGACAAGAGACACCGCTGCGGTGAGACCGCTTGACGGCGTGAAGGTGCTGGACCTCGCCCGCGTTCTTGCCGGCCCACTTTGCTCGGCCATGTTGGCCGATCTCGGCGCCACCGTTACGAAAATCGAAATCCCCGATCGTGGAGACGATTCGCGCGCCTTCACACCGCATATCAACGGTGAGAGCAGCTATTTCATGCTGGTCAACCGAGGCAAGAAAAGCGTGACGATCGACCTCAAAGCGGAAGAGGGACGTGCCTTGCTGCTCGATCTGATCCGCCAAAGCGATGTGCTCGTCGAGAATTTCCGCCCCGGCGTCACCCAGCGCCTTGGTATCGATTTCGAAACCGTTCGCAGCCTCAATCCCCGCCTCGTCTACGTGAGCATTTCGGGATTTGGCCAGGATAGTCCGATTGCCCAGCGCGCCGCTTACGACCATGTGGTTCAGGCTATGGGTGGTATCATGACCGTCACCGGCTGGCCGGATGGGTCGCCTACCCGCGTCGGCGACGCAATCGGCGATGTTGTGTCGGGCATATACGGCTCCTGGGGCGCGCTTGCCGCTCTTCTGCAGCGGGAACGTACGGGCCAGGGCCAGCACATCGACGTGTCGATGCTCGACTCGATCATATCATTGCAGATGGTCTCGCTTTCGCAGATCCTCGGTGGCAAGGAACCGCCAGGGCGTCTTGGCAATGCCCATCCGATCAGCGCGCCGATGGATTCCTACCGTACAGCGGATGGTTTCGTCGTGATTGCAGTCGCCAATGATGCATTGTTCGCACGCCTGGCAAAGGCACTTGGTCAACCGGAATTGGTAACGGACATCCGCTTCCGAACGGATCCGCTGCGCATGGAGCACCAGAGTGAGCTTCGCCTGATCATCGAGGAATGGGCAAGTGCCCATAGCGTCGATGAGGTTGTCGACCTTCTGGAGGCTGCAGGCGTTCCCGCTGCGCCGATCTACAACATCGCACAGGCCATAGCCTCGCCCCATGCCAAGCATCGAGGGCTCATTCATACGACGCAACACCCCGTTGCGGGAGAGTTTCAGGTCATGCCGCAGCCCGTTCGTTTCAGCGACGTTCCCGCGGAAGGCAACTATGTGGCGCCGTCTCTGGGCGCCGATACGCAAGCCGTTCTTGAGACTGAACTTGGCCTTTCGGCAGAAAAGATCAGTGACCTGCGTTCAAGGGGAGTTATCTGA
- a CDS encoding LysR family transcriptional regulator, whose product MNLDTLRSFLDVAETGSFSLAAARDGVMQSTVSGRIQSLEQEIGSLLFSRGRGGAELTPAGQDFRSYAEKIIQTWSQARQQIALPAGYVGSFRLGGPVSLQDRLSIAWVLWMKNNAPDIALHLEAGYSDVLTEGVASGMMDAAIMYLPRQRPGLVVETLFQEDLILVRHSELDGSWQENLVFVDWGPEFRAGFNQAFANVGAPTLSVGLGALGLQYVQALKGAAYLPRGLVSPLLTDGKLVAVEDVPVFRRPVYIVYPTRGRDQALLEKVVAGLRELASGLDRDNSPT is encoded by the coding sequence ATGAACCTCGATACCCTACGCAGTTTTCTCGACGTGGCCGAAACGGGTAGCTTCAGCCTGGCGGCGGCTCGAGATGGCGTCATGCAATCGACCGTTTCCGGCAGAATTCAAAGCCTGGAGCAGGAGATCGGTAGCCTTCTGTTTTCACGCGGGCGTGGTGGTGCGGAGCTCACTCCGGCCGGCCAGGATTTTCGAAGCTATGCGGAAAAGATAATCCAGACCTGGAGCCAGGCGCGCCAGCAGATCGCTTTGCCTGCGGGCTATGTCGGATCCTTCCGTCTCGGTGGCCCGGTATCGCTTCAGGACAGGCTGAGCATAGCCTGGGTGCTCTGGATGAAGAATAACGCCCCTGACATCGCTCTGCATCTGGAGGCAGGTTATTCCGATGTCCTGACGGAAGGGGTGGCATCGGGGATGATGGATGCCGCGATCATGTATCTGCCGCGTCAGCGGCCCGGGCTCGTAGTCGAGACGCTTTTTCAGGAAGACTTGATCCTTGTGCGCCATTCGGAGCTTGACGGCTCATGGCAGGAAAATCTTGTTTTCGTCGATTGGGGTCCTGAATTTCGGGCTGGCTTCAATCAGGCTTTCGCCAATGTCGGCGCGCCGACTCTGTCCGTCGGATTGGGAGCGCTTGGTCTTCAGTACGTTCAGGCTCTTAAAGGAGCGGCATATCTGCCACGCGGGCTGGTGTCGCCCTTGCTCACTGACGGCAAGCTTGTGGCGGTCGAGGATGTGCCGGTCTTCCGCCGCCCCGTTTACATCGTTTATCCGACACGAGGTCGCGATCAGGCGCTGCTTGAGAAGGTCGTTGCCGGCCTGCGTGAACTCGCGTCAGGACTTGACCGAGACAATTCCCCAACCTGA
- a CDS encoding aspartate dehydrogenase gives MAEQQQPTAKVHPRVGIVGMGAIGNGVARLLVQEAAGFVLTGVNGGKSLKNVEAIQVANRTIPVMGLDDLVACCDIIVDCAPATAFRAIAEASLGAGRQLVTVSGAALLSNMEVKEIARAAGGRIILATGALLGLDAVRAAAEGEIFSARLVTRKPPSSLEKAKFVIENRLDLSNLPKALKIFEGSAREAALAFPANVNVAAALALAGIGPERTMVEIWADPELERNTHRVAIEADSTRLDMTIENVPDPANPATGRITALSIYSALKSINAVMRIGS, from the coding sequence ATGGCGGAGCAACAACAACCGACAGCCAAGGTCCACCCGCGTGTCGGAATAGTCGGGATGGGTGCGATCGGAAACGGAGTGGCGCGGTTGCTCGTTCAAGAGGCTGCAGGCTTCGTCCTGACCGGTGTCAACGGCGGGAAATCGCTTAAAAATGTAGAGGCCATTCAAGTGGCCAACAGGACCATACCGGTCATGGGGCTGGATGATCTTGTCGCCTGCTGCGATATCATTGTCGATTGTGCGCCGGCGACTGCGTTCAGGGCTATTGCGGAAGCCTCCTTGGGCGCGGGGCGCCAGCTTGTCACCGTCAGCGGAGCGGCACTTCTCTCGAATATGGAGGTCAAGGAAATCGCCAGGGCAGCAGGAGGCCGGATAATTCTGGCCACGGGTGCTCTTCTGGGCTTGGACGCCGTTCGCGCAGCAGCGGAAGGCGAAATCTTCTCGGCCCGGCTGGTTACCAGAAAGCCGCCTTCCTCTCTGGAAAAAGCAAAATTCGTCATTGAAAATCGCCTCGATCTCTCGAACCTGCCGAAAGCGTTGAAGATATTCGAGGGAAGCGCTCGGGAAGCAGCGCTTGCTTTTCCCGCCAATGTCAACGTCGCGGCGGCACTAGCTCTCGCAGGCATTGGGCCTGAACGGACGATGGTCGAGATCTGGGCGGATCCGGAGCTTGAGAGGAATACTCATCGCGTTGCGATCGAAGCGGATAGCACACGCCTCGATATGACGATCGAGAATGTGCCTGATCCGGCCAATCCTGCAACAGGCCGGATCACAGCTCTTTCCATTTACAGCGCCCTGAAAAGCATCAATGCCGTTATGCGTATCGGCAGCTGA
- a CDS encoding 3-hydroxyacyl-CoA dehydrogenase family protein, whose protein sequence is MTSEEHKNTPVSPKVAVVGAGTMGSGIAAVFAAHGYRVSLFSRSLSTLDRARANIAAVAEGAAVEYTTSLEQCLADADVVSENVAEDLALKQGIFSQFEALTAGDCLLTTNTSSVPISSIAADLARPERVVGIHWFNPATVMPLVEIVRGARTSDDAVSRARTLCKSIGKQVIEVKKDIEGFVINRLQYAILREALHLVEIGAASIEDVDKAVETTLAPRWASAGPLKLMDLAGLDVVEKVSRILMPALDRSTAIPPLVAKLCGEGALGTKAERGFYTWTAAEIATAIDHRDSTVRSLTEKG, encoded by the coding sequence ATGACGTCGGAAGAGCATAAGAACACGCCGGTGTCGCCAAAGGTTGCGGTGGTTGGCGCGGGCACGATGGGGTCCGGCATTGCCGCAGTTTTTGCTGCCCATGGCTATCGGGTTTCACTTTTCTCACGCAGTCTTTCTACTCTCGACAGAGCGCGAGCGAATATTGCTGCCGTGGCAGAAGGTGCCGCGGTCGAATATACGACCTCTCTGGAGCAATGCCTGGCGGATGCCGATGTCGTGAGCGAGAATGTTGCGGAGGACCTTGCCCTCAAACAAGGCATTTTTAGCCAGTTTGAGGCGTTGACCGCCGGCGATTGTCTGCTGACGACAAACACGTCCAGCGTTCCGATCAGCTCGATCGCGGCCGACTTGGCAAGGCCGGAACGAGTGGTCGGTATTCACTGGTTCAACCCGGCAACAGTCATGCCCCTGGTGGAGATTGTCCGTGGCGCCAGGACGTCTGACGATGCCGTCAGCAGGGCTCGCACCCTCTGCAAGTCCATCGGCAAGCAGGTCATCGAAGTCAAGAAGGACATTGAGGGCTTCGTCATCAATCGTCTGCAATACGCGATCTTGCGGGAAGCGCTGCATCTGGTGGAGATCGGCGCGGCCTCGATCGAGGATGTCGACAAGGCTGTAGAAACGACCCTGGCACCGCGCTGGGCATCAGCGGGTCCCCTGAAGTTGATGGATCTTGCGGGGCTCGATGTCGTCGAGAAGGTTTCAAGGATCCTTATGCCCGCGCTCGACCGGAGCACGGCCATCCCTCCGCTGGTTGCCAAACTTTGCGGCGAGGGCGCTCTTGGAACCAAGGCCGAGCGTGGCTTTTACACGTGGACTGCCGCGGAGATCGCAACTGCCATCGATCACCGGGACAGCACGGTTCGTTCGCTGACGGAAAAGGGATAG